One Fimbriiglobus ruber genomic window carries:
- a CDS encoding helix-turn-helix domain-containing protein gives MPRRQKNPLRPLTAEELAELTALSHAQSAPAIEVTRATLFLLVSGGQAYQCAADTVGRKSGDAVAHLVARFNTDGLAAVTPRHGGGRVSIDDADARNRILREARRTPTPQHDGTATWSLTLLRKALRTAPDGLPRVSTYTIWRVRHDAKFTFQRTRTWCPTGQAIRKRKAGVVTVTDPETESKKK, from the coding sequence ATGCCGCGCCGTCAGAAGAACCCCCTCCGCCCGCTGACCGCCGAAGAACTGGCGGAACTCACAGCGCTCAGCCATGCCCAATCGGCCCCGGCCATAGAGGTAACCCGTGCAACGCTTTTTCTGCTCGTGAGTGGTGGGCAAGCGTATCAGTGTGCGGCCGACACGGTCGGTCGCAAGAGCGGAGATGCAGTCGCCCACTTGGTCGCCCGATTCAACACGGACGGTTTGGCCGCCGTCACGCCCCGACACGGAGGCGGACGGGTATCGATCGACGACGCGGACGCCCGGAACCGCATCTTGCGAGAAGCACGGCGAACGCCGACCCCACAACACGATGGGACCGCGACGTGGTCGTTGACCCTGTTGCGTAAGGCACTGCGGACCGCCCCCGATGGGCTCCCGCGGGTGTCGACGTACACCATCTGGCGGGTTCGGCATGACGCCAAGTTTACCTTCCAGCGAACCCGCACCTGGTGTCCCACGGGTCAGGCGATCCGTAAACGCAAAGCGGGGGTGGTGACGGTCACCGACCCGGAAACCGAGTCGAAAAAAAAGTGA
- a CDS encoding RHS repeat-associated core domain-containing protein: MTYSYDGNGRRVGKAVAGDATQYVWDFEKVLQEADGSGATDTQYLSTDAQYGDLVSGYGGGQTQYYAFDAVGSADALLDDTGAVADAFAYRAYGLATQTAGTDPVAHTWVGRLGYQSDPETSLYFLRDRYYDPTTARFLTTDPVGYAGEDANLYRYTGSDPINHTGPIGHTLVATDTAPLGRLQQEIQSGFGVSPTEGSIRLGPKHPCTVLERVSWYNYYVVDLFDSYPPELWPAVQASQSPLGWLLYWSVTGEKGDFAISPNSDGSLRWKENVCTTLVGNLIGSAGQAINGLVAAAGGLLNIAGSAVLEGVKAALQVGLAAYGKALEVLTNGAITTQTLLDAIDQFGRYVGPIVTAGQTVLTNLFKWATQGLGQYLTNIGAHITDAVKKWLGPVGELLFGLLKG; encoded by the coding sequence GTGACGTACTCGTACGACGGGAACGGGCGGCGGGTCGGGAAGGCGGTCGCGGGGGACGCGACGCAGTACGTGTGGGACTTCGAGAAGGTTCTGCAGGAGGCCGACGGGTCGGGGGCGACGGACACCCAGTACCTGTCGACCGATGCCCAGTACGGGGACCTGGTGAGCGGGTACGGGGGCGGGCAGACCCAGTATTACGCGTTCGACGCGGTCGGTTCGGCCGACGCTCTGCTCGACGACACGGGGGCGGTGGCCGACGCGTTCGCGTACCGGGCGTACGGGCTGGCCACGCAGACGGCCGGGACCGACCCGGTGGCCCACACGTGGGTCGGGCGGCTGGGGTACCAGTCGGACCCGGAGACGAGCCTGTACTTCCTCCGGGACCGGTATTACGACCCGACGACGGCCCGGTTCCTGACCACCGACCCGGTCGGGTACGCGGGCGAGGACGCCAACCTGTACCGGTACACGGGGAGCGACCCGATCAACCACACGGGCCCGATCGGGCACACCCTGGTGGCGACCGATACGGCTCCCCTCGGGCGACTCCAGCAGGAGATCCAGTCGGGGTTCGGGGTGTCCCCGACGGAGGGGTCGATCCGGCTCGGGCCGAAGCACCCGTGTACCGTCCTCGAGCGGGTGTCGTGGTACAACTACTACGTGGTCGACCTGTTCGACTCGTACCCGCCGGAATTGTGGCCGGCCGTCCAGGCCAGCCAGTCGCCGCTTGGGTGGCTCCTGTACTGGTCGGTGACCGGGGAGAAGGGGGACTTCGCGATCAGTCCGAACTCGGACGGGTCGCTGCGGTGGAAGGAGAACGTGTGTACGACCCTGGTCGGGAACCTGATCGGGTCGGCGGGTCAGGCGATCAACGGGTTGGTGGCGGCCGCCGGGGGGCTCTTGAACATCGCCGGGTCGGCCGTCCTGGAGGGCGTCAAGGCGGCCCTCCAGGTCGGCCTGGCGGCGTACGGGAAGGCGCTGGAGGTGCTGACCAACGGGGCCATCACGACCCAGACCCTGCTCGACGCTATCGACCAGTTCGGGCGGTACGTGGGGCCGATCGTGACGGCCGGCCAGACGGTCCTGACGAACCTGTTCAAGTGGGCCACCCAGGGGCTCGGCCAGTACCTGACGAACATCGGGGCGCACATCACCGACGCGGTCAAGAAGTGGCTCGGGCCGGTCGGCGAGTTGCTGTTCGGGTTGCTCAAGGGCTAG
- a CDS encoding transposase: MIEDADTVGQSLGLEVWCEDEAGPFQAIPQPGASWQPEGSPARQPHEYIRNGTAKILTLFHPADGRVRIQGTTTCPNTVLHPWLERERTAILAALPPLLPTVDPSRAAWERWLRGLQQPITLPAVLPPLRVLLVLDNLAGHKSVALVLWLFAHGIMPLYTPVSGSWLNMAESIQRVLKSRALAGQDPTSPSEIIQWFEEVAAHWNANPTPFVWGGKRAARRKRQRDRSHRLGGSGATTRRPLRSPKGHARPK; the protein is encoded by the coding sequence GTGATCGAGGACGCCGACACCGTGGGCCAGTCGCTGGGTCTGGAGGTGTGGTGCGAGGACGAGGCCGGCCCGTTCCAGGCGATCCCCCAGCCCGGAGCGTCGTGGCAGCCGGAGGGCAGTCCCGCGAGACAACCACACGAATACATTCGCAACGGCACCGCCAAGATACTGACACTCTTCCACCCGGCGGATGGGCGGGTCCGGATCCAGGGGACAACGACCTGTCCCAATACGGTGTTGCACCCATGGCTGGAGAGGGAGCGGACGGCCATTCTGGCCGCCTTGCCTCCACTGCTGCCGACGGTAGATCCGTCACGGGCCGCATGGGAACGATGGCTACGAGGGCTCCAGCAGCCGATCACGTTGCCGGCCGTCTTGCCGCCGCTGAGGGTCTTGTTGGTGCTGGACAATTTGGCCGGCCACAAGAGCGTGGCATTAGTGTTGTGGTTATTCGCTCATGGAATTATGCCCTTGTACACCCCCGTCAGCGGATCGTGGCTGAACATGGCCGAGAGTATCCAGAGGGTATTAAAAAGTCGCGCCCTGGCCGGTCAAGATCCGACGAGTCCGTCCGAGATCATCCAGTGGTTTGAGGAGGTGGCGGCGCACTGGAACGCGAACCCGACACCGTTTGTCTGGGGCGGAAAGAGGGCCGCTCGACGGAAGCGACAACGCGACCGCAGTCACAGACTGGGTGGCTCCGGAGCAACGACCCGGCGGCCACTGCGCAGCCCGAAAGGCCACGCGCGACCCAAGTGA
- a CDS encoding IS701 family transposase, with the protein MTEQEIVGVGPAFARYLGRYRDVFRQDRTAAHFDTYCRGLLSDLPRKSIEPIALASGTTVRTLQLFVTTSVWSYDEARTRLHRFVADTLADLPTDPVGTVGVIDETSSRKWGDHTPGVQRQYLGCVGKVDNGIVTVHVGVTKGTFRTLLDADLFLPESWDVDRARCQAAGIPDTVRHHPKWRLALDQLLRANTNGITFDWLTFDEGYGAAVPLLTVLGVMGQRFVGEIPTNFAVRDAAGGPSRRADERLTGGHAERGRVYRLTRQTTRPSVWRVATAIVWVADRKHTLMVARNDATGEIKYFLTNATAEPVARILAVAFRRWTVEHLFRVAKQEVGLMHYEGRDYTGLMRHLTLAVVVLGFVAAHTERLRGEKPRRDDGAGVPGAQRPVRDPVPAATGNRGHPTYQRRNSIPPAAKQASHPIS; encoded by the coding sequence ATGACCGAGCAGGAAATCGTGGGCGTCGGCCCGGCGTTCGCCCGGTATCTGGGCCGGTATCGGGACGTGTTCCGGCAGGACCGCACGGCCGCCCACTTCGACACGTATTGTCGGGGCCTGTTATCCGACCTGCCGCGGAAATCGATCGAACCGATCGCGTTGGCGAGCGGGACGACGGTCCGTACCCTCCAGTTGTTCGTGACGACCTCGGTGTGGTCGTACGACGAGGCCCGGACGCGGTTGCACCGATTCGTGGCCGATACGCTGGCCGATCTCCCGACCGATCCCGTCGGAACGGTCGGGGTGATCGACGAGACGAGCAGCCGGAAGTGGGGGGATCACACTCCGGGCGTCCAACGGCAGTACCTGGGGTGTGTGGGCAAGGTCGACAATGGGATCGTGACCGTCCACGTGGGGGTCACCAAGGGCACCTTTCGTACCCTGTTGGACGCCGACCTGTTCCTACCCGAGTCGTGGGACGTGGACCGCGCGCGGTGTCAGGCGGCCGGCATCCCGGACACCGTCCGGCACCACCCGAAGTGGCGGCTGGCCCTCGACCAACTCCTCCGGGCGAACACGAACGGGATCACGTTCGACTGGCTGACGTTCGACGAAGGGTACGGGGCAGCCGTCCCGCTCCTGACCGTGTTGGGCGTGATGGGACAGCGGTTCGTGGGTGAAATCCCGACGAATTTCGCCGTCCGGGACGCGGCCGGGGGCCCCTCCCGGCGGGCCGACGAGCGGTTGACCGGGGGTCACGCCGAGCGGGGGCGAGTGTACCGGTTGACCCGCCAGACGACCCGCCCGTCGGTCTGGCGGGTGGCCACCGCCATCGTCTGGGTGGCCGACCGCAAGCACACCCTGATGGTCGCCCGCAACGACGCGACCGGGGAGATCAAGTACTTCCTGACGAACGCCACGGCCGAGCCGGTGGCTCGGATTCTCGCCGTCGCCTTCCGCCGGTGGACGGTCGAGCATCTATTCCGGGTCGCCAAACAGGAAGTCGGACTGATGCACTACGAGGGGCGGGATTACACGGGGCTGATGCGGCACCTGACCCTGGCCGTGGTCGTCCTCGGATTCGTCGCCGCCCACACGGAGCGGCTCCGGGGGGAAAAACCCAGACGTGACGATGGAGCAGGTGTGCCGGGCGCTCAACGTCCGGTGCGCGATCCTGTTCCGGCGGCGACGGGGAACCGGGGCCACCCAACATACCAGCGACGTAATTCAATACCACCAGCGGCGAAACAAGCAAGCCACCCGATCTCATAA
- a CDS encoding IS630 family transposase produces the protein MAITLPDARQLSDEVLDALRLRALRGCELGFTEADVADLLGVSRETVCRWWSAYAAGGVNALPGDRPGRPLGSGRLLSDDHAAVVQQLVRTTVPDDHGIAAPLWTRRAVRELIQQVCGVDLAIRTVGLYLQRWGFAPKRPARRSRDQDPDEVAEWFDEIYPAIAARAADEGAEIHWCDEVGVAADEVPARGYAPEGQPPILDVSGPHVRANQISTITNDGTIRFMTYTQTMTAALFLVFLDRLLRSTTGKLFLIVDRLSAHQTPAVLTWVEAHQDRIEVFLLPRYAPERNPVEYLNHDLKGQVNASGLPHTTSEVRSRIQTFMRKLLHLPEHVMSYFQHPCAQYASAINV, from the coding sequence ATGGCCATCACATTACCGGACGCCCGTCAGCTGTCGGATGAGGTCCTCGACGCCCTTCGCCTGCGGGCGCTGCGGGGGTGCGAGTTGGGATTCACGGAAGCCGACGTGGCCGACCTCCTGGGCGTCTCCCGGGAGACCGTCTGCCGGTGGTGGTCGGCGTATGCGGCGGGTGGGGTGAACGCCCTCCCCGGGGATCGCCCCGGCCGTCCACTCGGGTCCGGCCGCCTCCTGTCCGACGACCACGCCGCGGTCGTCCAACAACTCGTCCGGACGACGGTCCCGGACGACCACGGGATTGCGGCCCCGCTCTGGACCCGCCGGGCGGTCCGGGAGCTGATCCAACAGGTGTGCGGGGTCGACCTCGCAATCCGGACGGTCGGCCTGTACCTCCAGCGGTGGGGATTCGCACCGAAGCGGCCGGCCCGTCGGTCCCGGGACCAAGACCCGGACGAGGTGGCCGAGTGGTTCGACGAAATTTACCCGGCGATCGCCGCCCGGGCGGCCGACGAAGGAGCCGAGATCCACTGGTGCGACGAAGTCGGAGTGGCGGCCGACGAGGTCCCGGCCCGGGGGTATGCTCCGGAAGGCCAACCGCCCATCCTCGACGTCTCCGGCCCACACGTCCGGGCGAACCAGATCTCGACCATCACGAACGACGGGACCATCCGGTTCATGACGTACACCCAAACCATGACGGCCGCCCTGTTCCTGGTCTTCTTGGACCGACTCCTGCGAAGTACGACGGGGAAACTGTTCCTCATCGTCGACCGGTTGTCGGCCCACCAGACACCCGCCGTTCTCACCTGGGTGGAAGCCCACCAGGACCGGATCGAGGTCTTCCTGTTGCCCCGGTACGCCCCCGAGCGGAACCCGGTCGAGTACCTAAACCACGACCTGAAAGGGCAGGTCAACGCGTCCGGGTTGCCGCACACGACGTCCGAGGTGCGGTCCCGGATTCAGACGTTTATGCGGAAGTTGCTCCACCTCCCCGAGCATGTCATGAGCTATTTCCAGCATCCATGTGCGCAA
- a CDS encoding helix-turn-helix domain-containing protein, translating to MRTVDDFARIRQLHRDGLSGRQIAQQLGVGRDTVRKAIGNPEPQPYTLAAPRSAPVFGPFQALVDAIVATDATVPPKQRHTATQIYRRLVAEHRYAGGYDQVRRYLPQRRLDRHETFISLDHPPGHRCEADFGHIHVDLPDGRRLVPVLIVTWSYSNAPSGRSRGSRTG from the coding sequence ATGCGAACCGTGGACGATTTCGCCAGGATTCGACAACTCCACCGCGACGGCCTGAGCGGGCGACAGATCGCCCAGCAACTCGGCGTCGGTCGGGACACCGTCCGCAAGGCGATCGGGAACCCGGAGCCCCAGCCGTATACACTTGCCGCACCCAGGTCGGCCCCGGTGTTCGGCCCGTTCCAGGCCCTCGTCGATGCGATCGTGGCCACCGATGCCACGGTCCCGCCGAAGCAGCGACATACGGCCACGCAGATCTATCGTCGGCTGGTGGCCGAGCACCGGTATGCCGGTGGCTACGACCAGGTGCGGCGATACCTCCCGCAACGACGGCTCGACCGCCACGAGACGTTCATCTCCCTCGACCATCCGCCCGGCCACCGGTGCGAAGCCGACTTCGGGCACATTCACGTCGACCTGCCCGACGGGCGTCGGCTCGTGCCCGTCTTGATCGTCACCTGGAGTTACTCGAACGCTCCGTCCGGGAGAAGCCGCGGGTCGAGAACCGGGTGA
- a CDS encoding Mu transposase domain-containing protein → MKDLERMWATPVPQVSHLGALNQHLRQCCLSARERTCGTNHETVGVRFARDRVAALAVPGRPFDACVIETGGVDKYQSVGFDGNRYSVPRRYAFRAVTVKGFIDRVEIVADNRVVATHARTYAKQERVLDPRHFLVVLERKPAALDHAPVYRDWQLPPAFHELRTRLEALLGPRTGSRQYIRVLQLLARFPLDRVEQAVALALARGDPNATAITAAIERLSDGANRERPSDPATITVPPPDLSRYDRLVPHSPFGGDHDRGDPTPAPGQPEAAEITDDAGRARETGPRSGHPE, encoded by the coding sequence GTGAAGGATCTCGAGCGGATGTGGGCGACGCCGGTGCCCCAGGTGAGTCATCTCGGGGCGCTCAACCAGCACCTGCGGCAGTGCTGCCTGTCCGCCCGCGAGCGGACGTGCGGAACGAATCACGAGACGGTCGGCGTTCGCTTCGCGCGGGACCGGGTCGCGGCCCTGGCCGTCCCGGGGCGGCCGTTCGACGCCTGCGTCATCGAGACGGGTGGGGTCGACAAGTACCAGTCCGTCGGGTTCGACGGCAACCGGTACAGCGTGCCGCGACGGTATGCCTTCCGCGCGGTCACCGTGAAGGGGTTCATCGACCGCGTCGAGATCGTCGCCGACAACCGGGTCGTGGCCACCCACGCGCGGACGTATGCGAAGCAGGAGCGGGTCCTCGATCCCCGACATTTCCTGGTCGTGTTGGAGCGCAAGCCGGCCGCCCTCGATCACGCCCCGGTCTACCGCGACTGGCAACTCCCGCCCGCCTTCCACGAACTCCGGACCCGCCTCGAAGCCCTCCTCGGTCCGCGGACCGGGTCGCGGCAGTACATCCGGGTCCTCCAACTCCTGGCCCGCTTCCCGCTCGACCGCGTCGAGCAGGCCGTCGCACTCGCCCTGGCTCGCGGCGATCCCAATGCGACGGCGATCACCGCCGCCATCGAACGACTGTCGGACGGTGCCAACCGCGAGCGGCCGTCGGACCCGGCCACCATCACCGTGCCTCCCCCGGACCTTTCCCGCTACGACCGACTCGTACCCCATTCCCCGTTCGGAGGCGACCATGACCGAGGCGACCCCACTCCTGCTCCAGGCCAACCTGAAGCAGCTGAGATTACCGACGATGCTGGCCGAGCACGAGAAACTGGCCCGCGAAGCGGCCACCCGGAATGA
- a CDS encoding IS701 family transposase — protein MTEQEIVGVGPAFARYLGRYRDVFRQDRTAAHFDTYCRGLLSDLPRKSIEPIALASGTTVRTLQLFVTTSVWSYDEARTRLHRFVADTLADLPTDPVGTVGVIDETSSRKWGDHTPGVQRQYLGCVGKVDNGIVTVHVGVTHGTFRTLLDADLFLPESWDVDRARCQAAGIPDTVRHHPKWRLALDQLLRANTNGITFDGLTFDEGYGAAVPLLTVLGVMGQRFVGEIPTHFAVRDAAGGPSRRADERLTGGHAERGRVYRLTRQTTRPSVWRVATAIVWVADRKHTLMVARNDATGEIKYFLTNATAEPVARILAVAFRRWTVEHLFRVAKQEVGLMHDEGRDYTGLMRHRTLAVVVLGFVAAHTERLRGEKPRRDDGAGVPGAQRPVRDPVPAATGNRGHPTYQRRNSIPPAAKQASHPIS, from the coding sequence ATGACCGAGCAGGAAATCGTGGGCGTCGGCCCGGCGTTCGCCCGGTATCTGGGCCGGTATCGGGACGTGTTCCGGCAGGACCGCACGGCCGCCCACTTCGACACGTATTGTCGGGGCCTGTTATCCGACCTGCCGCGGAAATCGATCGAACCGATCGCGTTGGCGAGCGGGACGACGGTCCGTACCCTCCAGTTGTTCGTGACGACCTCGGTGTGGTCGTACGACGAGGCCCGGACGCGGTTGCACCGATTCGTGGCCGATACGCTGGCCGATCTCCCGACCGATCCCGTCGGAACGGTCGGGGTGATCGACGAGACGAGCAGCCGGAAGTGGGGGGATCACACTCCGGGCGTCCAACGGCAGTACCTGGGGTGTGTGGGCAAGGTCGACAATGGGATCGTGACCGTCCACGTGGGGGTCACCCACGGCACCTTTCGCACCCTGTTGGACGCCGACCTGTTCCTACCCGAGTCGTGGGACGTGGACCGCGCGCGGTGTCAGGCGGCCGGCATCCCGGACACCGTCCGGCACCACCCGAAGTGGCGGCTGGCCCTCGACCAACTCCTCCGGGCGAACACGAACGGGATCACGTTCGACGGGCTGACGTTCGACGAAGGGTACGGGGCAGCCGTCCCGCTCCTGACCGTGTTGGGCGTGATGGGACAGCGGTTCGTGGGTGAAATCCCGACGCATTTCGCCGTCCGGGACGCGGCCGGGGGCCCCTCCCGGCGGGCCGACGAGCGGTTGACCGGGGGTCACGCCGAGCGGGGGCGAGTGTACCGGTTGACCCGCCAGACGACCCGCCCGTCGGTCTGGCGGGTGGCCACCGCCATCGTCTGGGTGGCCGACCGCAAGCACACCCTGATGGTCGCCCGCAACGACGCGACCGGGGAGATCAAGTACTTCCTGACGAACGCCACGGCCGAGCCGGTGGCTCGGATTCTCGCCGTCGCCTTCCGCCGGTGGACGGTCGAGCATCTATTCCGGGTCGCCAAACAGGAAGTCGGACTGATGCACGACGAGGGGCGGGATTACACGGGGCTGATGCGGCACCGGACCCTGGCCGTGGTCGTCCTCGGATTCGTCGCCGCCCACACGGAGCGGCTCCGGGGGGAAAAACCCAGACGTGACGATGGAGCAGGTGTGCCGGGCGCTCAACGTCCGGTGCGCGATCCTGTTCCGGCGGCGACGGGGAACCGGGGCCACCCAACATACCAGCGACGTAATTCAATACCACCAGCGGCGAAACAAGCAAGCCACCCGATCTCATAA
- a CDS encoding Gfo/Idh/MocA family protein: MTDSRITRRAALKTAAAGFTAPFALRSFATAAPSETVRHASFGASGMAGQDIRALTASKHLKLVAVADVDQHNSAWIKKEFPGCRIYDDYRALLDKEKNLDSVNVSTPDHMHAPIAMTAMQRGLHVYGQKPLTQTIYEARRLTEVAGEKKLVTQMGIQIHSHPVHKQVVELVHAGAIGKVQEVHSWSGKSWGDTTPKPAQKDAPPAGFDWDKWLGVAAERPFIGGEYYHPGNWRKRLDFGTGTFGDMGCHILDPVFGALGVGNPLTIRSELPGPNAYNWSLDVQAKYVFPGTPYTTGTVGLTWYNGGARPPREIQSLVGGRISDQGSIYIGTGGVMYSPYIGNPVLLPTDRFREYKRPTVKGDDHYLQFVEAVRGNGTTSAPFSYAGPLTEMVLLGCLATRFPKTDLKWDTKALKITNVEEANQYVRKIYRKGWEVDGL; encoded by the coding sequence ATGACCGATTCGCGTATCACCCGCCGGGCCGCTTTAAAGACTGCGGCCGCCGGTTTCACAGCCCCATTTGCCCTCCGCTCGTTCGCTACCGCTGCCCCGAGCGAAACCGTCCGTCACGCAAGCTTCGGGGCGAGCGGGATGGCCGGACAAGACATTCGGGCACTGACCGCGAGCAAGCACCTCAAACTTGTGGCCGTCGCGGACGTTGATCAGCACAATTCGGCGTGGATCAAGAAGGAGTTTCCGGGCTGCCGTATTTATGACGACTACCGGGCGCTGCTCGACAAGGAGAAGAACCTCGATTCGGTGAACGTCTCCACGCCGGACCACATGCACGCCCCGATCGCGATGACGGCGATGCAGCGCGGGTTGCACGTGTACGGTCAGAAGCCGCTAACCCAGACGATCTACGAAGCCCGTCGGTTGACGGAGGTGGCGGGCGAGAAGAAACTCGTCACCCAAATGGGTATCCAGATCCACTCGCACCCGGTCCACAAGCAGGTGGTCGAGTTGGTCCACGCGGGAGCGATCGGGAAGGTTCAGGAGGTCCATTCCTGGAGCGGAAAATCCTGGGGCGATACGACCCCGAAGCCGGCCCAGAAAGACGCCCCACCGGCCGGGTTCGACTGGGACAAGTGGCTCGGCGTCGCGGCAGAGCGGCCGTTCATCGGGGGCGAATACTACCACCCGGGGAACTGGCGGAAGCGACTCGATTTCGGCACGGGGACGTTCGGCGATATGGGGTGCCACATCCTCGACCCAGTGTTCGGGGCCCTCGGTGTGGGGAACCCGCTTACTATCCGCTCCGAACTGCCCGGCCCGAACGCGTACAACTGGTCACTCGACGTACAGGCGAAATACGTTTTCCCGGGTACCCCCTATACGACTGGCACTGTCGGGCTGACGTGGTACAACGGCGGCGCCCGCCCGCCGAGAGAGATCCAGAGTCTCGTTGGGGGCAGGATCAGCGACCAGGGATCGATTTATATCGGCACGGGCGGCGTGATGTACTCACCGTACATCGGCAACCCGGTCCTGTTGCCGACCGACAGGTTTCGGGAGTACAAACGGCCAACGGTGAAGGGCGACGATCACTACCTCCAATTTGTCGAGGCGGTACGCGGAAACGGGACGACATCCGCCCCATTCAGCTACGCCGGACCGCTTACGGAAATGGTTCTCCTCGGATGCCTGGCGACAAGGTTCCCAAAAACCGATTTGAAGTGGGACACTAAAGCGCTGAAGATCACGAACGTCGAAGAAGCCAACCAATACGTCCGCAAGATCTACCGCAAGGGCTGGGAAGTCGACGGCCTTTAA
- the istB gene encoding IS21-like element helper ATPase IstB translates to MTEATPLLLQANLKQLRLPTMLAEHEKLAREAATRNEPYDGYLLRLTELEVAARTANAIAARIRAAGFPVVKEFDTFDFTALPALPKQKILELTRREWIDQSTNACLIGGSGTGKTHVATAIGLALCRVGLRVRFVTAASLVTELEAAQQQHRLDRLLANLERVDLLILDELGDLSFSRAGAELLFQVFADRYERKSLLLTSNLPFSEWGQIFQGERMTAALLDRLTHRCHIFEMNGESYRFRESMKAKDGQTIKAAKPKK, encoded by the coding sequence ATGACCGAGGCGACCCCACTCCTGCTCCAGGCCAACCTGAAGCAGCTGAGATTACCGACGATGCTGGCCGAGCACGAGAAACTGGCCCGCGAAGCGGCCACCCGGAATGAACCCTACGACGGGTACTTGCTCCGCCTGACCGAACTCGAAGTGGCCGCCCGCACGGCCAACGCGATCGCCGCCCGCATCCGGGCGGCCGGCTTCCCGGTCGTCAAGGAGTTCGACACGTTCGACTTCACCGCGCTGCCCGCGCTGCCGAAGCAGAAGATCCTCGAACTGACCCGCCGCGAGTGGATCGACCAGTCCACCAACGCCTGCCTGATCGGGGGCTCGGGAACCGGGAAGACGCACGTCGCCACGGCCATCGGCCTCGCCCTCTGTCGCGTCGGATTGCGGGTCCGGTTCGTTACCGCGGCGAGCCTGGTCACCGAGCTCGAAGCCGCACAACAGCAACACCGACTCGATCGGTTGCTCGCGAACCTGGAGCGGGTCGATCTGTTGATCCTCGACGAGTTGGGCGACCTGTCGTTCAGCCGGGCGGGTGCCGAGCTACTCTTCCAGGTGTTCGCCGACCGGTACGAGCGGAAGAGCTTGCTGCTCACCAGCAACCTGCCGTTCAGCGAATGGGGCCAGATCTTCCAGGGTGAGCGGATGACGGCCGCCCTGCTCGATCGGCTCACCCACCGCTGCCACATCTTCGAGATGAATGGCGAAAGTTACCGCTTCCGGGAGTCGATGAAAGCGAAAGACGGCCAGACGATAAAAGCCGCCAAACCCAAGAAGTGA
- a CDS encoding IS5 family transposase — MDATVRKPYPTDLTDLQWEIIQVVLPAARPGGRPRSADLREVRNAIVYVNRSGCQWSMLPHDFPAKSTVYEYFAQWRDDGTWQELLDVLREGYREVHAPSHERTPSAASIDSQSVKGTEHAGGNGYDAGKKIQGRKRSIVVDTLGLLMVVAVTAGHVDDAAAAPTVLEGLDREAYPRLKVVWADGKYHNYALNGWKDGHPERGWELVIVRRPDGVKGFTLLPKRWVVERTFGWLGRARRLSRNYERLNSSSESMIRVRSIQLILNRMDPQERYPPFKYRVASK, encoded by the coding sequence ATGGATGCGACCGTTCGCAAACCGTATCCGACCGATTTGACCGACCTCCAATGGGAGATCATCCAGGTCGTCCTGCCCGCCGCCCGACCCGGAGGACGCCCCCGGTCGGCGGACCTCCGGGAGGTGCGGAACGCGATCGTGTACGTGAACCGGTCGGGGTGTCAGTGGTCGATGCTCCCGCACGACTTCCCGGCCAAGAGTACGGTGTACGAATACTTCGCCCAGTGGCGGGACGATGGCACCTGGCAAGAACTCCTGGATGTCCTCCGGGAGGGGTATCGGGAAGTCCACGCCCCGAGTCACGAGCGGACCCCGAGTGCCGCGAGCATCGACAGCCAGTCGGTCAAGGGGACCGAACACGCGGGCGGGAACGGGTACGATGCGGGCAAGAAAATCCAGGGCCGGAAGCGGTCGATCGTGGTCGATACGCTGGGCCTGCTGATGGTCGTGGCGGTGACCGCCGGGCACGTCGACGACGCGGCCGCGGCCCCGACCGTACTCGAAGGGTTGGACCGGGAGGCGTACCCGCGATTGAAGGTCGTGTGGGCCGACGGGAAGTACCACAACTATGCCCTGAACGGGTGGAAAGACGGCCACCCGGAACGCGGATGGGAACTCGTCATCGTCCGCCGACCGGACGGGGTCAAGGGGTTCACCCTGTTACCCAAGCGGTGGGTCGTCGAGCGGACGTTCGGGTGGCTCGGGCGGGCCCGGCGGTTGAGTCGTAATTATGAGCGACTGAATAGTTCCAGCGAATCCATGATTCGTGTGCGGTCAATCCAGCTGATCCTCAATCGCATGGATCCACAAGAGCGTTATCCCCCGTTTAAATATAGAGTTGCATCAAAATAG